A window from Aliamphritea hakodatensis encodes these proteins:
- a CDS encoding siderophore-interacting protein produces the protein MRTPIQDHDHKTDIIDHVNQDHSEELLTIANAHSPDRQVHSAGITDIYQEGIQVCITPQGNQNAYDAFIPFEIEGDLEEKILYSAYAAIVKQGGSLSGSRKRFFEVTATTQLTPNFTRLTVRSATPFPEYYPGYAFGFMLKTIKSAPKQASEPGNIRWLQQAGNRFFIWLMKRLSSNRRQKMLTSINKNVRLYTLRKAWQTPEDTATVHYGQIDIFTHGDSPGSLWSGSLNTGDIVMTRSESADKHPHLATGQALLIADETAFPALAAILEHWHNPVPPYVITLSTLPDEQNYFSDVRLPADAQLHQIICPAHHQAEEVLKIIARLSRFETVWAAMEADAAKAVRHHLRNVRNIQGKHNHTKGYWRLRAPKAG, from the coding sequence ATGCGTACACCCATTCAGGACCATGATCACAAGACAGATATCATTGATCACGTGAATCAGGATCATTCCGAAGAGTTGCTGACAATCGCCAACGCGCACTCGCCTGACCGGCAGGTTCATTCAGCCGGAATAACTGATATCTATCAGGAAGGTATTCAGGTTTGCATCACCCCGCAAGGCAATCAAAATGCCTATGATGCTTTCATCCCCTTTGAGATAGAGGGCGATCTGGAAGAAAAAATTCTCTATTCCGCCTATGCTGCCATCGTTAAACAGGGGGGCAGCCTGAGCGGTTCACGTAAACGCTTTTTTGAAGTCACAGCGACCACACAGCTGACGCCAAACTTCACCCGGCTGACGGTCCGTTCTGCGACACCCTTTCCGGAATATTACCCGGGATACGCCTTTGGCTTTATGCTGAAAACCATTAAAAGCGCCCCCAAACAGGCATCTGAACCGGGCAATATCCGCTGGCTACAGCAGGCGGGCAACCGGTTTTTTATCTGGCTGATGAAACGCTTATCCAGTAACCGCCGGCAAAAGATGCTCACAAGCATCAACAAAAACGTACGCCTGTACACATTACGAAAAGCCTGGCAAACCCCAGAAGACACCGCCACGGTACATTACGGCCAGATCGATATCTTCACCCATGGTGACAGCCCCGGCAGCCTTTGGTCCGGCAGCCTGAATACCGGCGATATTGTAATGACCCGCTCTGAATCCGCCGATAAGCACCCGCATCTGGCCACCGGGCAGGCGCTGCTGATTGCGGATGAAACCGCCTTTCCGGCACTGGCGGCCATTCTGGAGCACTGGCATAACCCTGTGCCCCCTTATGTCATCACCCTCAGCACCCTGCCGGACGAACAAAATTACTTCAGTGACGTCCGGCTACCGGCTGACGCACAGCTTCATCAGATCATCTGTCCGGCGCACCATCAGGCGGAAGAAGTGTTAAAAATCATCGCCAGGCTGAGCCGTTTTGAAACGGTATGGGCAGCCATGGAAGCCGACGCCGCGAAAGCGGTTCGCCACCATTTACGGAATGTCCGAAATATTCAGGGAAAACATAATCACACCAAAGGCTACTGGCGTTTACGCGCACCCAAAGCCGGCTAG